Proteins from a single region of Drosophila biarmipes strain raj3 chromosome 3R, RU_DBia_V1.1, whole genome shotgun sequence:
- the LOC108025083 gene encoding tRNA (adenine(58)-N(1))-methyltransferase catalytic subunit TRMT61A: MSFLKPKTHIEKGDVVILYLSVSSMHAIEAVPEIVNKKGETIPHIFQTNYGSLKVENIIGVEYGSKVELSKGWAHVLQPTPELWTQTLPHRTQIIYTPDISMIIHQLEVRPGAVVIESGTGSGSLSHYFLRALKPTGHLHTFDFHEARADQARDEFRRHGIADFVTVYHRDVCNLGFGAELDGKADAVFLDLPAPDLAVPHAFKALKLSGGRFCSFSPCIEQSQRCIQQLTQLGFNEIVSLEVLQQESVVKTRTLPVIDLEFLKLPKTDEATATTAANAEESKAPKEVKKYLTSSNPQTLPGHTGFLTFATLPPNIPKADK, encoded by the exons ATGAGTTTTCTGAAGCCCAAGACCCACATAGAGAAGGGCGATGTGGTGATACTCTACCTAAGTGTCAGTTCCATGCATGCCATCGAGGCGGTGCCGGAAATAGTCAACAAAAAAGGCGAAACCATACCGCACATCTTCCAGACGAACTATGGATCCCTAAAAGTTGAAA ACATCATAGGCGTGGAGTATGGAAGCAAGGTGGAGCTCTCCAAGGGCTGGGCCCATGTCCTGCAGCCCACGCCGGAGCTGTGGACCCAAACCCTCCCCCACCGCACCCAGATCATCTATACCCCGGACATCAGCATGATTATCCACCAACTGGAGGTGCGACCCGGTGCGGTGGTCATTGAATCGGGCACAGGATCCGGTTCCCTGTCGCACTACTTCCTGCGGGCCCTCAAGCCCACTGGGCACCTGCACACCTTCGATTTCCACGAGGCTCGAGCGGATCAGGCACGCGACGAGTTCCGCCGACATGGCATCGCCGACTTCGTCACCGTCTACCACCGGGATGTGTGCAACCTGGGCTTCGGCGCGGAGTTGGACGGAAAGGCCGACGCGGTCTTCTTGGATCTGCCCGCACCCGATCTCGCGGTGCCGCACGCCTTCAAGGCGTTGAAGCTGTCCG GCGGTCGCTTCTGCTCGTTCTCGCCCTGCATTGAGCAGTCGCAGCGCTGCATCCAGCAGCTGACCCAGCTGGGCTTCAACGAGATCGTCTCCCTGGAGGTGCTGCAGCAGGAGAGTGTGGTCAAGACCCGCACGCTGCCCGTCATCGATCTGGAGTTCCTTAAATTGCCCAAAACCGATGAGGCGACGGCGACGACGGCGGCCAATGCCGAGGAGAGCAAAGCGCCCAAGGAGGTGAAAAAGTACCTGACCTCCAGCAATCCCCAAACGCTGCCCGGCCACACGGGCTTCCTTACCTTTGCCACTTTGCCACCGAACATACCAAAGGCTGATAAATAA
- the LOC108025050 gene encoding neuronal PAS domain-containing protein 4A isoform X2: protein MRRDLINAEIANLRDLLPLPQSTRQRLSQLQLMALVCVYVRKANYFQQVFKRHNAIHHLHHQTATPNIGFSKALSGFLMMLTQNGKLLYISDNAAEYLGHSMEDLLIHGDSVYDIIDKQDHATIQAELNRNVPPQPGGSSQSQASGGGAGGAGGAGDSTSSNGTAGGAGGGAGGASSLEGEHRMFLCRMNVSRNARRQMRFGDQKVVLVQGHYLSFLPLCSRNEPVFLATCTPIAMPETRECVVQGATNVFTTIHSMDMKIAHIDKNGEFHLGYDKTALQGTSWYNLIHSENLREAQNKHRLITQSEQDRSCILLVRMQRSSGEYTWVHVVLQVRDSPDSTQQPVIVCTNQVLNDREASIMLANSWLYHYYTVQSKIQFGMPLDSGIRVPPGTPSSGYYSPHSAHPPATPGGGATPSLGIASGFGSHHHTHHSHHPHHHHHHSHHPATAYHHHPHMGTYGGVYHAEASIELKEDQPLFSFQEPVDYSQVTAPANTPNPPSSKPSTTPPPKKRARKLEPLYLHAERSPAAAITPEPDCYAIHTHPAAAYATSSSVVSSDASVIYATIVPTRPRLPNKSLPPDPADFIEQWNPSPPWSESAQKASLDSFGSSHELSPCITTTPPTPTSATPHQSGLGTTQTIGPAFSFEWMSDPLVPVTYQQWPPTGDHHQHLSQHLSQSQSQSHHNPLQQQQQHLLLGQQPHLHQQQQQQQQQPPHHQQHLALHHGRGEPSLEGESQGVVPPIPISIPIPTATGHGDAGEPVEDRDPKN, encoded by the exons ATGCGACGCGATCTCATAAATGCGGAGATAGCCAATCTGAGGGATCTCCTGCCGCTGCCCCAATCGACGCGCCAGCGCCTCTCGCAGCTCCAGCTGATGGCCCTCGTTTGTGTCTATGTGCGGAAAGCCAACTACTTCCAGCAAG TTTTCAAGCGTCACAATGCGATACATCATCTCCATCACCAGACAGCTACACCAAATATTGGCTTCTCAAAG GCACTCTCCGGCTTTTTGATGATGCTCACACAGAATGGCAAATTGCTCTATATATCGGATAATGCGGCCGAGTACTTGGGCCATTCCATG GAGGATCTGCTGATACACGGTGACTCCGTTTACGATATCATTGACAAACAGGATCACGCAACCATCCAGGCCGAGCTGAATAGGAACGTGCCGCCGCAGCCGGGTGGCTCGAGTCAGAGTCAGGCGAGCGGCGGTGGAGCTGGCGGTGCCGGTGGTGCCGGCGACTCAACGTCCAGCAATGGAACTGCCGGTGGAGCCggcggtggtgctggtggcGCCTCCAGTCTCGAGGGCGAGCATCGCATGTTCCTCTGTCGCATGAACGTTAGCCGCAATGCGCGACGGCAAATGCGTTTCGGCGATCAAAAG GTTGTCCTGGTCCAGGGTCACTATTTGTCATTCCTGCCCCTCTGCAGTCGCAACGAGCCCGTCTTCTTGGCCACCTGCACTCCGATTGCCATGCCCGAAACCAGGGAGTGTGTGGTGCAAGGTGCCACCAACGTCTTCACCACCATCCACTCGATGGACATGAAAATAGCCCACATCGACAAGAA TGGCGAGTTCCATTTGGGATATGATAAGACCGCGCTGCAGGGCACGTCCTGGTACAACCTCATCCACAGCGAGAATCTGAGGGAGGCGCAGAACAAGCACAGATTAA TTACGCAATCGGAACAGGATCGCAGCTGCATCCTGCTGGTGCGAATGCAAAGATCTAGTGGAGAATATACATGGGTTCATGTGGTCTTACAAGTGCGAGATAGTCCCGATTCCACTCAACAACCTGTTATTGTGTGCACCAACCAAGTACTCAA TGATCGCGAGGCCTCGATAATGCTGGCCAACTCCTGGCTGTATCACTACTATACCGTCCAGTCGAAGATCCAGTTCGGCATGCCGCTGGACAGTGGTATCCGTGTGCCGCCGGGCACCCCCTCCAGTGGATACTACAGTCCCCACTCCGCCCATCCGCCGGCCACTCCAGGTGGCGGCGCCACGCCCAGCCTGGGCATAGCCAGCGGCTTTGGCAGCCACCACCACACGCACCATTCGCACCAcccgcaccaccaccaccatcatTCGCACCACCCGGCCACGGCCTACCATCACCATCCGCACATGGGGACCTACGGGGGAGTCTATCATGCGGAGGCGTCCATCGAACTCAAGGAGGATCAGCCGCTGTTCAGCTTTCAGGAGCCCGTGGACTACAGCCAGGTGACGGCCCCAGCGAACACTCCCAATCCGCCCTCCTCCAAACCGTCCACAACCCCACCACCCAAGAAGCGGGCTCGCAAATTGGAACCCCTATATCTCCATGCCGAACGCTCTCCGGCTGCTGCGATTACGCCGGAACCTGATTGCTATGCCATCCACACTCATCCGGCTGCTGCCTATGCCACCTCGTCATCGGTGGTCAGTAGCGATGCCTCGGTCATATATGCCACCATAGTGCCGACGAGACCGAGGCTGCCCAATAAATCCCTGCCTCCCGATCCTGCGGACTTCATCGAGCAATGGAACCCCAGTCCTCCGTGGTCGGAATCGGCGCAAAAGGCCTCCTTGGACAGCTTTGGATCCTCCCACGAGCTGAGTCCCTGCATCACGACCACGCCCCCCACGCCCACCAGTGCCACCCCACATCAAAGTGGCCTGGGCACCACCCAGACCATAGGACCTGCCTTCAGCTTCGAGTGGATGTCGGATCCCCTGGTGCCCGTTACCTACCAGCAGTGGCCACCAACCGGGGACCATCATCAGCACCTGTCGCAGCACTTGAGCCAGAGTCAGAGCCAGAGTCACCACAATCctctccagcagcagcagcagcatctgcTCCTGGGACAACAGCCACAtctccaccagcagcagcagcagcagcagcagcagccgccgcacCATCAGCAGCACTTAGCACTCCATCATGGGCGTGGGGAGCCATCTTTGGAGGGGGAGAGTCAAGGAGTGGTGCCACCAATACCCATTTCGATACCGATACCAACGGCCACGGGCCATGGGGATGCCGGCGAACCGGTTGAGGATAGAG ATCCCAAAAATTAG
- the LOC108025084 gene encoding uncharacterized protein LOC108025084 gives MISRRDKLLQQPWEQLRYAQHREKVMSARPAIDTHTPRAHEHVQRKWKKQQVERERQQQIERENLRLLQKLGDIMRTKRINNLWLEPRPNFLNREKLFPTRPYSSLPEIVTIYGKQPPGPLIYGMLPKPTVVGRCPTCSGNPERTEVAIPEQRTPWAPERKSWNRKHQEQDKKPRCYHCGFVKTTERKFFEEFSYSYSYDE, from the exons ATGATCTCACGACGCGACAAATTGCTGCAGCAGCCGTGGGAGCAGCTGCGGTACGCCCAGCACCGCGAGAAGGTCATGTCCGCCCGCCCAGCCATCGACACCCACACGCCCCGTGCCCACGAGCACGTGCAGCGCAAGTGGAAGAAGCAGCAGGTCGAGCGGGAGCGCCAGCAGCAGATCGAGCGGGAGAACCTGCGGCTCCTCCAGAAGCTGGGCGACATCATGCGCACCAAGCGCATCAACAACCTCTGGCTGGAGCCGAGGCCCAA TTTCCTCAATCGGGAGAAGCTCTTTCCCACCCGCCCGTACTCCAGTCTCCCGGAGATCGTCACCATTTACGGGAAACAACCGCCGGGCCCGCTCATCTACGGCATGCTGCCCAAGCCGACGGTCGTGGGTCGGTGTCCCACCTGCAGCGGCAATCCGGAGCGCACCGAGGTGGCCATTCCCGAGCAGCGCACTCCTTGGGCGCCGGAGCGGAAGTCCTGGAACCGGAAGCACCAGGAGCAGGATAAGAAGCCGCGCTGCTACCACTGCGGATTCGTAAAGACCACCGAACGCAAGTTCTTCGAGGAGTTCTCCTACTCCTACTCCTACGACGAATGA